One genomic region from Leptospira tipperaryensis encodes:
- a CDS encoding nucleoside 2-deoxyribosyltransferase, translated as MKTIYLAGPEVFLPEAISVLQERKSLCRAKGFMALSPFDSEIQNDLERNQDLARKIFFGNLELIQRSDIVLANCNSFRGPLVDDGTAFEIGYAYSLGKKIYGYAKSLLPLPENVKRSIFTSPHSSGYEIDKEGYLLNEDFGNSLNLMLQYAIESSGVLIEGEFEDVLKEIVTREQNE; from the coding sequence TTGAAAACGATCTATCTCGCAGGACCTGAAGTTTTTTTACCCGAAGCGATTTCGGTTCTGCAGGAGAGAAAGTCTCTCTGTAGAGCCAAAGGTTTTATGGCACTTTCTCCTTTTGATTCCGAAATCCAGAACGACTTGGAAAGAAATCAGGATCTCGCACGGAAAATCTTTTTTGGAAATTTGGAATTGATTCAAAGATCCGATATCGTATTAGCCAATTGTAATTCGTTTCGAGGGCCGCTCGTGGACGACGGAACCGCGTTTGAGATCGGTTATGCATACTCGCTTGGAAAAAAGATTTACGGTTATGCGAAATCCCTTCTTCCTTTGCCTGAAAACGTCAAAAGATCGATTTTCACTTCGCCTCATTCTTCCGGGTATGAGATCGACAAGGAAGGCTATTTGCTAAACGAAGACTTTGGCAATTCTCTCAACCTGATGTTGCAGTATGCGATCGAAAGTAGTGGAGTTTTGATCGAGGGAGAATTTGAGGACGTTTTAAAAGAAATCGTTACCCGAGAACAAAACGAATAA
- a CDS encoding glycosyltransferase family 2 protein — translation MNSLPITVIIPTYNREQKVLNAIESVLKQTQLPAEILIVDDGSMDETVANIRERFSNSIQRIQILSKEHKGVSSARNLGVEKARSNWIAFLDSDDEWLPLKLERQWKYLQEHPEIRILQSLEVWIRNGKRVNPPIYLQKKGGSIFSESLEFCAITPSSVILEKELYVLSGGMDEDLPACEDYDLWLRISSQNEVALLSEELLIRYGGHEDQLSFQFPVMDRFRIYSILKLLNTQRLTDAQKEQAKAILFIKWNVLKQGRLKRNTWNETLDLLWNETIRDGFLSPSGESLRKFLLASENWTRA, via the coding sequence ATGAATTCTCTCCCGATCACAGTAATCATCCCCACTTACAATCGAGAGCAAAAAGTTTTAAATGCGATCGAGAGTGTTCTAAAACAAACTCAATTGCCTGCAGAGATTCTAATCGTGGACGACGGTTCTATGGACGAGACGGTCGCAAACATTCGAGAACGATTTTCAAATTCTATTCAAAGAATTCAGATTCTTTCCAAAGAACATAAGGGCGTGAGTTCCGCGCGCAATCTCGGAGTGGAAAAAGCCAGATCCAACTGGATCGCATTTCTTGATTCGGACGACGAATGGCTTCCTTTGAAGCTGGAAAGACAATGGAAATATCTTCAGGAACATCCGGAGATAAGAATTCTTCAATCCTTAGAGGTCTGGATTCGAAACGGGAAAAGGGTCAATCCTCCGATTTATTTACAAAAAAAAGGCGGATCGATTTTTTCGGAAAGCCTCGAGTTCTGCGCCATCACTCCTTCTTCGGTGATCCTAGAAAAAGAACTCTATGTGCTAAGCGGCGGAATGGACGAGGATCTTCCCGCGTGTGAAGACTACGACCTCTGGTTAAGGATCAGTTCTCAAAACGAGGTCGCGTTGTTAAGCGAAGAACTTTTGATTCGTTACGGTGGTCACGAAGATCAGCTTTCGTTTCAGTTCCCGGTCATGGATCGATTTCGAATTTACTCCATTCTAAAATTATTAAATACGCAACGATTGACCGACGCGCAAAAAGAGCAGGCGAAGGCAATTCTGTTTATAAAGTGGAATGTATTAAAACAAGGAAGACTCAAAAGAAATACTTGGAATGAAACATTGGATCTTCTCTGGAATGAAACAATACGAGATGGTTTCCTTTCTCCTTCCGGAGAATCCTTGCGAAAGTTTTTGCTCGCGAGTGAAAACTGGACTCGCGCTTAA
- a CDS encoding O-antigen ligase family protein — protein MQNQKRNPFFIPLQISSTKIAFWIGFSILLLLPLLSFYPWKYRIAFTVLMFVFVLIDLFSPLVATAILASTGVLFGNHPGGRFLELQDSFWIYWSLRGIIELKFSGTSVFSLEFWKRPIGILLLCFFASGIVSLLANPELVSDIRFYQKGWFWFLHSTELEPWYPIKLLGIGILFWIGLHARREWLGETRKPDRLLYFFAVGIVIGLSISVFVGWMEYFFPFAKSKLDAYHFWLDGYKLIALPHSYFSWMEDLQNQFAIQSLFWNRSWFAVYLISGLPFLFYVLFQNKDDSFADDRSDTNSKTFKSKNRIRLFLLLGAFIVLSLTFVWIGARGGMLSFLVLWISAGVYFLFFRLVKKESIQKGAIRFGIVFLILCGIGFPILVIYTKLGAGDPERLSHFLGGWKLFLSKPLFGGGFESYGWYNECCLTQSGKESPYHTTHNQWIQIFSGLGIFGAFFYALLWGFLLDSIAFAKKENKESIGARALYFGSVVAIFIYSFFQEWFYLRAVYLQWIALFAYFGARNSLWENVVFRIFQKKNVLKFLFSLAILLFFSLYLFPTKMFRSGVYFPPGGDKFTAWILEGHSRIVLVSKPDIYSVGFNSDFPNGISKIDIEGGYRQIYPFLKTMIPKDDIDFRTIEGDNILKFECSISEQNSGWKQIFFWSPEVLDPEPRKLCGQITIRKSLL, from the coding sequence ATGCAAAACCAGAAGCGAAATCCATTCTTCATTCCTTTGCAGATTTCTTCCACGAAGATCGCATTTTGGATTGGATTTTCCATCTTGCTCCTACTTCCTCTTTTGAGCTTCTATCCCTGGAAGTATAGAATCGCTTTCACAGTTTTGATGTTTGTCTTTGTTCTTATCGACTTGTTTTCTCCGTTAGTCGCCACAGCGATTCTCGCGAGTACCGGCGTTTTATTCGGGAATCATCCCGGAGGAAGATTTTTAGAACTCCAAGATTCTTTTTGGATCTATTGGTCTCTTCGTGGAATCATCGAACTCAAGTTTTCCGGAACTTCCGTTTTTTCTTTGGAATTTTGGAAACGTCCGATCGGAATTCTTCTTCTTTGTTTTTTTGCTTCGGGGATCGTGAGCCTTCTCGCCAATCCGGAACTCGTATCCGATATCCGTTTTTATCAAAAAGGATGGTTCTGGTTTTTGCATTCCACGGAGTTGGAACCTTGGTATCCGATCAAACTTTTGGGAATCGGAATTCTATTTTGGATCGGATTACACGCGAGAAGGGAATGGTTAGGTGAAACTCGAAAACCGGATCGGCTTTTGTATTTTTTTGCGGTCGGAATCGTTATCGGTCTATCGATCTCCGTCTTTGTGGGATGGATGGAATATTTTTTTCCTTTCGCAAAATCGAAGTTAGACGCGTATCACTTCTGGCTCGACGGATACAAACTGATCGCGCTTCCTCATTCTTATTTTTCGTGGATGGAAGATTTGCAGAACCAGTTTGCGATTCAATCCTTGTTTTGGAATCGAAGTTGGTTTGCAGTGTATCTCATCTCCGGTCTTCCTTTTTTATTCTATGTTCTTTTTCAAAACAAGGACGATTCGTTTGCAGACGATCGATCGGATACAAACTCAAAGACATTCAAGAGTAAGAATCGAATCCGACTTTTTTTGTTATTGGGTGCTTTTATCGTTTTGAGTCTGACCTTTGTGTGGATCGGAGCGAGAGGAGGAATGCTTTCGTTTTTGGTTCTTTGGATCAGCGCGGGAGTTTACTTTCTCTTCTTCCGATTGGTAAAAAAAGAATCCATTCAAAAAGGGGCGATTCGTTTTGGAATCGTGTTCCTCATTCTTTGCGGAATTGGATTTCCAATCCTTGTAATCTATACAAAACTCGGAGCCGGTGATCCCGAACGCCTTTCTCATTTTCTGGGAGGTTGGAAACTTTTTTTGAGTAAGCCGCTTTTTGGGGGAGGTTTTGAATCCTATGGCTGGTACAACGAATGTTGTCTGACGCAAAGCGGAAAAGAAAGTCCGTATCACACGACTCACAATCAGTGGATCCAAATTTTTTCGGGACTGGGAATTTTCGGTGCATTCTTTTATGCCCTTCTCTGGGGATTTCTTTTGGATTCGATTGCGTTTGCAAAAAAGGAAAATAAAGAATCCATCGGGGCTCGCGCCTTGTATTTCGGTTCCGTCGTCGCGATTTTTATCTATTCCTTTTTTCAAGAATGGTTTTATCTACGCGCGGTTTATCTTCAGTGGATCGCTTTGTTTGCCTATTTCGGAGCAAGAAATTCGTTATGGGAAAATGTTGTTTTTAGAATATTCCAAAAAAAGAATGTTTTAAAGTTTTTATTTTCTCTGGCAATTCTACTTTTTTTCTCCCTCTATTTATTTCCCACGAAAATGTTTCGATCCGGAGTTTACTTTCCTCCCGGCGGGGACAAGTTTACGGCTTGGATTTTGGAAGGTCATAGTCGGATCGTATTAGTCTCGAAGCCCGACATTTATTCCGTAGGCTTCAACTCGGATTTTCCAAACGGAATTTCCAAGATCGATATAGAAGGCGGATATCGTCAGATTTATCCATTTTTGAAGACGATGATCCCTAAAGACGATATCGACTTTCGAACAATCGAAGGTGATAATATTCTAAAATTTGAATGTTCTATAAGTGAGCAGAACAGCGGATGGAAGCAAATTTTTTTCTGGAGTCCTGAAGTTTTGGATCCGGAGCCTCGAAAGCTTTGCGGGCAAATTACGATTCGAAAAAGTCTTTTATGA
- a CDS encoding adenylate/guanylate cyclase domain-containing protein — MLKGFQELIHRKRMLVMDALSFEVLKSEIVRTRILFRFFFVASLVVGTVYFLLGDRMTKEVGVRLPFEAIVLTGLGISLYEYIVYRIFQSYQRKRKVVFPPARFGNAFVEISFVTLLLWLNINSFDSPLIPLYSPAPYIYFIFIILSVLRLEFSLSVFTGLVAGVQLFGLAFFYIPASQVKLELQFFNSFMPFFGKGCLLVTGGFVSGLVAVQLKKTLVSATDAVQEKNKVIGMFGQYVSPEVVDRLLEQKNENFSEFKHVCVMFLDIRNFTRFSEKRSPGEVIDYLNYLFTHLIDIVNMHNGMINKFLGDGFMAVFGAPISDGANDIHNAVNASLALLKKVEQLNLEGKIPETNIGIGLHSGEAMTGNVGSEARKEYTIIGDVVNLASRVEQLNKEFGTKFLVTQAVYDNVKEKVPGRHLSSIHVKGREEPVDVYELAKL; from the coding sequence ATGCTCAAAGGTTTTCAAGAACTCATTCATAGAAAAAGAATGCTCGTGATGGATGCACTTTCTTTTGAAGTTTTAAAAAGTGAAATCGTTCGTACGCGGATTTTGTTCCGTTTCTTTTTTGTCGCGAGTCTCGTGGTAGGCACGGTCTATTTTTTGCTTGGGGATAGAATGACAAAAGAAGTCGGAGTTCGTCTTCCATTTGAAGCGATTGTTCTTACCGGCCTCGGCATTTCCTTATACGAATACATCGTTTATAGAATTTTTCAATCGTATCAGAGAAAACGAAAGGTCGTTTTTCCACCCGCAAGATTTGGAAACGCTTTTGTCGAAATTTCCTTTGTCACTTTGCTTTTGTGGCTGAATATCAACTCTTTTGATTCTCCTCTGATTCCTCTTTATTCTCCGGCGCCTTATATTTATTTTATCTTTATCATTCTTTCCGTTCTTCGTCTTGAGTTTTCTCTGAGCGTTTTTACGGGTTTAGTGGCGGGGGTTCAGTTGTTCGGTCTCGCGTTTTTTTACATTCCAGCGAGCCAAGTGAAGCTTGAACTCCAGTTTTTTAATTCCTTTATGCCCTTTTTTGGAAAGGGATGTCTTTTGGTGACGGGCGGTTTTGTTTCCGGTTTGGTTGCGGTTCAGTTAAAAAAGACCTTGGTTTCTGCGACGGATGCGGTTCAAGAAAAGAATAAGGTAATTGGAATGTTCGGTCAGTATGTTTCACCGGAAGTTGTGGATCGTTTGCTCGAGCAGAAGAACGAAAATTTTTCCGAGTTCAAACACGTTTGTGTGATGTTTTTGGATATCCGTAACTTTACGAGATTCTCCGAAAAAAGATCACCCGGTGAAGTGATCGATTATCTCAACTATCTTTTTACCCACTTGATCGATATCGTAAACATGCACAACGGGATGATCAATAAATTTCTTGGCGATGGCTTTATGGCTGTTTTTGGAGCTCCGATCTCGGACGGCGCGAACGATATTCACAACGCGGTGAATGCTTCCTTGGCTCTTCTTAAAAAAGTGGAACAGCTCAACTTGGAGGGAAAAATTCCGGAGACAAATATCGGCATCGGTTTACATTCGGGCGAGGCGATGACGGGTAACGTAGGTTCCGAAGCGAGAAAGGAATATACGATCATAGGTGACGTCGTCAACCTTGCGTCCCGCGTCGAGCAATTGAATAAGGAATTCGGAACCAAGTTTTTAGTCACACAGGCCGTGTATGACAATGTAAAAGAGAAGGTTCCGGGAAGACATCTTTCTTCCATTCACGTAAAGGGAAGGGAAGAGCCGGTGGACGTTTACGAATTGGCGAAACTCTAA
- a CDS encoding MbnP family copper-binding protein, with protein sequence MTKKLLVVLTIVFIGFTFIHCPWDKKKNDDDMTALAAIVALGGAPGIQFSAYAGSQKLECGQTLKGHALTLESLPFIPTAHIAESTTFQLHDFRLYVHGVTLIGADGNEIPLTLTQDGKFQNGNVTLLDFEDKTGKCTGTTETNNLVMAAIPPGAYKGIKFIVGVPENKNHLDADNQPSPMNLSGMFWGWTGGYKFFKLDFETAETGAGGTSVHIGSGTCTGTGSTSTCTRPNRVTVSLTPDGGFNPVTQAIKINVQSLLQGIDLTANANNALCMSGLADAGCATIFPNIGLNLTTGLPITPTQTVFTVIPKN encoded by the coding sequence ATGACTAAAAAATTATTAGTCGTTTTGACAATTGTATTTATAGGTTTTACTTTCATTCACTGTCCTTGGGACAAAAAAAAGAACGACGACGATATGACCGCGCTCGCCGCAATCGTCGCGTTAGGCGGTGCGCCGGGGATTCAATTTTCCGCATATGCAGGATCTCAAAAGTTAGAATGCGGACAGACTCTCAAAGGTCACGCCTTGACTTTAGAATCGCTTCCCTTTATTCCTACGGCTCATATCGCGGAGAGTACGACGTTTCAGTTACATGACTTTAGACTTTATGTTCACGGAGTCACTCTTATCGGAGCGGACGGAAACGAAATTCCTCTCACTTTGACCCAAGACGGAAAGTTTCAAAATGGAAACGTGACACTTTTGGACTTTGAAGACAAGACCGGAAAGTGTACTGGAACTACGGAGACCAACAACCTCGTTATGGCCGCGATCCCACCCGGAGCCTACAAAGGTATCAAGTTTATCGTCGGAGTTCCGGAAAATAAGAATCACTTAGACGCGGACAACCAACCTTCTCCAATGAATCTAAGCGGTATGTTCTGGGGTTGGACCGGAGGTTACAAATTTTTCAAATTAGATTTTGAAACGGCCGAAACCGGAGCGGGAGGAACCTCGGTTCATATCGGATCCGGAACTTGCACTGGCACCGGAAGTACGAGCACTTGCACAAGACCCAATCGTGTTACCGTTTCTCTCACTCCCGACGGAGGTTTTAACCCGGTGACCCAGGCGATCAAGATCAACGTCCAAAGCTTATTACAAGGAATCGATCTGACAGCAAACGCGAATAACGCGCTCTGCATGTCCGGACTTGCGGATGCGGGTTGTGCAACCATCTTTCCGAATATCGGCTTGAACCTTACGACCGGACTACCGATCACTCCGACTCAAACCGTGTTTACCGTCATTCCGAAGAATTAA
- a CDS encoding glutathione S-transferase family protein, with product MYKVFGMKVSGNCHKVKSILTLLDLPFEWIELDTRKGETKTEEFLKINPNGKIPVLQWNDEINIPESNAILYYLARDTKFFSQDLLEQTRILEWLFFEQYSHEPFVAVNRWLLKFTSGDVDPQQIKNNHTKGMKAFSVMEAHLKDKNFFVGNRLTIADLALYAYSHVAEDGGFSLEDFPSVSKWLHNVKSYPKMISIESEE from the coding sequence ATGTACAAAGTGTTTGGAATGAAAGTTTCCGGAAATTGCCATAAAGTAAAATCCATTCTCACGCTTTTGGATCTACCTTTTGAATGGATCGAATTGGACACTCGAAAGGGAGAAACTAAAACTGAAGAGTTTTTGAAGATCAATCCAAACGGAAAGATTCCGGTTCTTCAATGGAACGACGAAATCAACATTCCGGAAAGTAACGCGATTCTCTATTATCTTGCAAGGGATACAAAATTCTTTTCCCAGGATCTTTTGGAACAAACTCGAATCTTAGAATGGCTTTTTTTCGAACAATACAGCCACGAACCTTTTGTAGCGGTCAATCGCTGGCTTCTCAAATTTACTTCGGGCGACGTCGATCCGCAACAAATCAAAAACAATCATACAAAGGGAATGAAGGCGTTTTCCGTAATGGAAGCCCATCTAAAAGATAAGAATTTTTTTGTGGGAAACCGTCTTACGATCGCAGATCTTGCGTTATACGCCTATTCACACGTCGCCGAAGACGGGGGGTTTTCCTTGGAAGATTTTCCTTCAGTCAGCAAATGGCTTCATAACGTGAAGTCTTATCCAAAAATGATTTCTATCGAATCCGAGGAGTAA
- a CDS encoding YARHG domain-containing protein translates to MHRIILFLSLLLIAISSITSETENSKIEEIILKRNELFAKQGHKFKNQRLDAYFRKFEWYHPKAKPVQLSKKDQDLADQYLRLEKETSLQYSEFLSNRILWDDSKLEYYENVERTFLKNGSVQNQIENGTKDIHYRSEEIFITGVRISGKSNDAKLLESIRLAKNGDIEFKRYYTVTPSQDKRFYRILDCSVDSINQEICSTQYVLENEKLISASQSVPQTSYVSEWIYIYVDGSLFSTRFYFKSMGKVEKEIVVNND, encoded by the coding sequence ATGCACCGAATCATCCTATTCTTATCCTTACTGTTGATTGCAATTTCTTCGATCACATCCGAAACCGAAAATTCAAAGATCGAGGAAATCATTCTCAAAAGAAACGAGCTCTTCGCTAAACAAGGCCATAAGTTTAAAAACCAACGACTCGACGCGTATTTTAGAAAATTTGAATGGTATCATCCCAAGGCGAAACCGGTCCAATTGTCCAAAAAGGACCAGGATCTCGCCGATCAATATTTACGTTTAGAAAAGGAAACCTCTCTCCAATACTCCGAATTTCTATCCAACCGAATTCTCTGGGACGATTCTAAATTAGAATATTATGAAAATGTGGAGAGAACGTTTTTAAAAAACGGATCGGTTCAGAATCAAATCGAAAACGGAACCAAAGACATCCACTATCGTTCCGAAGAAATATTCATCACGGGAGTTCGTATCTCCGGTAAATCCAACGATGCAAAACTACTCGAATCGATTCGATTGGCGAAAAACGGGGATATCGAATTCAAACGATACTATACGGTCACACCTTCCCAAGATAAACGTTTTTATAGAATTTTGGATTGTTCTGTAGACTCGATCAATCAGGAAATTTGCTCCACACAATACGTTTTGGAAAATGAAAAACTAATTTCTGCTTCACAATCCGTTCCGCAGACCAGTTACGTTTCCGAATGGATTTATATCTATGTCGATGGAAGTCTATTTAGCACAAGGTTCTACTTTAAGAGTATGGGAAAAGTGGAAAAGGAAATCGTAGTCAACAACGACTGA
- a CDS encoding YciI family protein: MKQFIVVLRYLTPIEIVDQHVIEHRAFLSKGYEQKILLASGPQEPRSGGILIARAESRKDLEAFCHQDPFYLNGVAEYQIIEWNPVKYQKEFEFWL; the protein is encoded by the coding sequence ATGAAACAGTTTATCGTAGTCCTCCGCTATCTCACTCCCATCGAAATCGTAGACCAACACGTCATCGAACACAGAGCCTTTCTTTCCAAGGGATACGAACAAAAAATTCTTCTCGCATCCGGACCACAAGAACCCAGAAGCGGCGGGATTTTAATCGCAAGAGCAGAATCAAGAAAGGACCTTGAGGCATTCTGCCATCAAGATCCCTTTTATCTAAACGGAGTTGCCGAATACCAAATCATAGAATGGAATCCGGTAAAATATCAGAAAGAATTCGAATTCTGGCTTTAG
- a CDS encoding LIC_11090 family protein produces the protein MKLLLSFYLSITILFQAVVFSSGLFGCVLAEQAKICECNHGSRVQKHSNKEDDRFSKVVRSKSETSHVSKKLPDCHSAKSGETHACACKKSENKASQLSAFHSVLFNPATFWIVEPVSDLLEIIVFKDLNTGIHSSFSLLKPPQFS, from the coding sequence ATGAAACTCCTTCTTTCCTTTTATCTCTCGATCACAATCCTCTTTCAAGCCGTCGTATTTTCCAGCGGTCTTTTCGGTTGTGTATTGGCGGAACAAGCCAAGATCTGCGAGTGTAATCATGGAAGCCGGGTTCAAAAACATTCCAACAAAGAAGACGATCGTTTTTCAAAGGTCGTTCGTTCTAAATCCGAAACGTCCCACGTTTCTAAAAAACTTCCGGATTGCCATTCCGCAAAGTCGGGTGAAACACACGCCTGCGCTTGTAAAAAATCGGAAAACAAGGCTTCTCAACTCAGCGCTTTCCACTCCGTTCTTTTTAATCCGGCAACCTTTTGGATCGTAGAACCCGTTTCCGATCTTTTAGAAATCATCGTATTCAAAGATTTGAATACTGGCATCCATTCTTCTTTTTCCCTTCTCAAACCCCCTCAATTCTCCTAA
- the ilvD gene encoding dihydroxy-acid dehydratase, with protein MSDNLKKRSSMTTDGDNRAPNRAMLRAVGFTDEDFRKPMIGIASTWSEVTPCNIHINKLAEKVKEGVRAAGGMPQIYGTITVSDGITMGHEGMHYSLPSREVIADSIEIVSNAMRHDGVIAIGGCDKNMPGCLMALCRVNVPSIFVYGGTILPGHCDGHDVDIVSIFEAVGKFNAGKISREEFIRIEENACPGAGSCGGMYTANTMSSAIEALGMSQPGSASMPAVSSRKSNDCYEAGKALIELIRKDITPKMILTKKAFENAITVVLVLGGSTNAVLHLIAIAKEIGVDLTLEDFDRISKKTPHLADLKPGGKYAMTDLDKVGGVQGVMKYLLKEGMLHGDCLTVTGKTLAENLMDMPDLVAGQTIVKKKSEALHPSGPLVILKGNLAPDGAVAKISGLKKISITGPAKVFESEDDCFNAIMNNQIQAGDVIIIRYEGPKGGPGMREMLAVTSALVGKGLGEDVGLMTDGRFSGGTHGLVVGHISPEAFEGGPIAIVQNGDSVTIDSTKNLLQVEISQEEIDKRLKNWKPIEPRYKSGVLAKYAKLVQSATNGAITNLL; from the coding sequence ATGAGCGATAACTTAAAAAAGAGAAGTTCCATGACTACGGATGGGGACAATCGGGCGCCGAATCGCGCGATGCTCCGTGCGGTCGGATTTACAGACGAAGACTTTCGTAAACCGATGATCGGTATCGCTTCCACTTGGAGCGAAGTCACTCCTTGCAATATTCATATCAATAAACTCGCCGAGAAAGTCAAAGAAGGAGTTCGCGCCGCCGGCGGGATGCCTCAAATTTACGGAACGATCACGGTCTCGGACGGAATTACGATGGGTCACGAAGGAATGCATTATTCTCTTCCTTCCAGAGAAGTGATCGCGGATTCGATCGAGATCGTTTCCAACGCGATGAGACACGACGGAGTGATTGCGATCGGCGGTTGTGATAAAAACATGCCCGGTTGTTTGATGGCTCTTTGCAGAGTCAACGTTCCTTCCATCTTTGTTTACGGAGGAACGATTCTTCCGGGACATTGCGACGGTCACGACGTGGATATCGTTTCGATCTTCGAGGCAGTGGGTAAGTTCAACGCAGGCAAAATTTCAAGAGAAGAATTTATCAGGATCGAAGAGAACGCCTGTCCCGGCGCAGGAAGTTGTGGAGGGATGTATACCGCCAACACGATGTCTTCCGCGATCGAAGCGTTGGGAATGAGTCAGCCCGGTTCCGCTTCTATGCCCGCAGTGAGTTCCAGAAAATCGAATGATTGTTACGAGGCCGGGAAAGCGCTGATCGAATTGATTCGAAAAGATATCACTCCGAAAATGATTCTTACAAAAAAGGCGTTTGAAAACGCGATCACCGTTGTTCTCGTGTTAGGCGGTTCTACGAACGCGGTTCTTCACCTGATCGCGATCGCAAAAGAGATCGGAGTCGATCTGACCTTGGAAGACTTTGATAGAATCAGCAAAAAAACTCCTCACCTCGCGGACTTAAAACCGGGCGGAAAATACGCGATGACCGATCTCGACAAAGTCGGCGGAGTTCAAGGAGTGATGAAATATCTTTTGAAAGAGGGAATGCTTCACGGAGATTGTCTGACCGTTACCGGAAAAACACTTGCAGAAAATTTAATGGATATGCCCGATCTCGTCGCCGGTCAAACGATCGTTAAGAAGAAATCGGAAGCTCTTCATCCTTCCGGTCCTCTCGTAATTTTAAAAGGAAACCTGGCCCCGGACGGAGCCGTTGCAAAAATTTCCGGACTTAAAAAAATTTCGATCACCGGACCCGCTAAGGTTTTTGAATCCGAAGACGATTGTTTTAACGCGATCATGAATAATCAGATTCAGGCCGGTGACGTGATCATCATCCGTTACGAAGGTCCAAAGGGCGGTCCCGGAATGAGAGAGATGCTCGCCGTGACTTCGGCCCTCGTCGGCAAGGGACTCGGAGAAGACGTGGGACTTATGACCGACGGTCGTTTTAGCGGCGGAACTCACGGTCTTGTGGTCGGACACATTTCTCCGGAAGCGTTCGAGGGCGGTCCGATCGCGATCGTTCAGAACGGAGACAGCGTTACCATCGATTCTACGAAAAATCTGCTTCAAGTCGAAATCTCTCAGGAAGAAATTGATAAACGACTTAAAAACTGGAAACCGATTGAACCCAGATATAAATCCGGGGTGCTTGCCAAGTATGCGAAGTTGGTCCAATCGGCGACTAACGGAGCGATTACGAATCTGCTTTGA
- a CDS encoding sulfate transporter — translation MQQLEESTIYPDKNQFRVVFRKNICSVESEEIEIILSQIREVRPNSVLLDLTPVVAIPSMVLNRILKLISDLKKEEIQISEVKLSEGLQLVLSKLKINLG, via the coding sequence ATGCAACAACTGGAAGAATCCACAATCTACCCCGATAAAAATCAGTTCCGCGTAGTATTTCGTAAGAATATCTGTTCCGTGGAATCCGAAGAAATCGAAATCATCCTTTCTCAGATCCGTGAAGTTCGTCCGAATTCTGTGCTTTTGGATCTCACCCCGGTCGTTGCGATTCCTTCTATGGTCCTCAACCGAATTCTAAAATTAATCTCCGACTTAAAGAAGGAAGAAATTCAAATCTCGGAAGTTAAATTGAGCGAAGGATTGCAACTCGTGCTTTCCAAACTCAAGATCAATTTGGGATGA
- a CDS encoding metal-dependent hydrolase — protein MPTIMTHTAVPISLWIAFGKKTIPFRILILGIIFCVLPDADVTAFKLGIPYEADLGHRGFSHSILFAFSLSILACILVRWFQVKGRVLIPFLFISILSHGLLDAMTSGGLGVGFLVPFSSERFFFDYRPIRVSPIGIKNFLTARGLVVLRSELLFVWIPLLGAAFVIFLTRLLRTKKNKVKS, from the coding sequence ATGCCGACGATCATGACTCATACCGCGGTTCCCATTTCGCTCTGGATCGCATTTGGTAAAAAGACGATTCCTTTTAGAATATTGATTTTGGGAATTATCTTCTGCGTTCTTCCCGACGCGGACGTAACCGCTTTTAAATTAGGAATTCCTTATGAAGCAGATCTGGGTCACAGAGGTTTCAGCCATTCCATCCTGTTTGCATTTTCACTTTCCATTCTCGCCTGCATTCTCGTCCGATGGTTTCAAGTAAAGGGCCGCGTTCTCATTCCGTTTTTATTCATTTCGATTCTATCTCACGGACTCTTGGACGCGATGACGAGTGGAGGTCTGGGCGTCGGATTTCTCGTTCCCTTTTCTTCGGAAAGATTTTTCTTTGATTATAGACCGATCCGTGTTTCTCCGATCGGAATCAAAAACTTCTTAACTGCGAGAGGACTTGTGGTTTTACGATCGGAACTTCTTTTTGTCTGGATCCCATTGTTGGGCGCCGCGTTTGTTATCTTTCTAACACGTCTTCTCCGAACCAAAAAGAACAAGGTAAAATCCTAA